The Virgibacillus sp. MSP4-1 genome has a segment encoding these proteins:
- the fliH gene encoding flagellar assembly protein FliH, translated as MSNLYKVNISNAPERSKTISIKPFKSMKDEEQDASRAHDDAVKEMEKQREQLLLDAKQQLEEAKTEAEQIIKDARVQIQQEQENWQQEKEKLYKEAEQNGFKHGYQEGKKKAESDFKSYVDEAASLIGLAKNEYTHIVNRSEKDILIMAIKAAEKMIGHKLDEDHDEVFLSIVRQAMSAVKDSPEINLYVSVQEYEQLLHYKEELQNVLSDQAELTLYPSREMEQYGCIIDTPSGQVDAGVDTQLNILKQRLLDLLEEDQWSGNQSMAETD; from the coding sequence TTGTCTAACCTTTACAAAGTCAATATTTCTAATGCTCCTGAAAGATCGAAAACGATCTCTATTAAACCCTTCAAGTCTATGAAGGATGAAGAGCAGGATGCGTCAAGAGCGCATGATGATGCTGTGAAAGAAATGGAAAAACAGCGGGAACAGCTTCTTTTGGATGCAAAACAACAACTTGAAGAAGCCAAAACAGAGGCGGAACAAATCATAAAAGATGCAAGGGTTCAAATTCAGCAGGAGCAAGAGAACTGGCAGCAGGAAAAAGAGAAACTCTATAAAGAAGCAGAACAAAATGGTTTTAAGCATGGGTATCAGGAAGGAAAGAAAAAGGCTGAATCTGATTTCAAATCCTATGTTGATGAGGCGGCTTCTCTTATAGGGCTTGCGAAGAATGAGTATACACACATTGTTAATAGAAGCGAAAAAGATATTCTTATCATGGCGATCAAAGCCGCTGAAAAAATGATTGGTCATAAACTTGATGAAGACCATGATGAAGTGTTTCTTTCGATTGTCAGACAGGCCATGTCAGCCGTCAAAGATTCTCCTGAGATTAACCTTTATGTGTCGGTACAGGAATATGAACAGCTTCTTCATTATAAAGAAGAACTGCAAAATGTATTAAGTGATCAGGCAGAGCTAACCCTATACCCCAGCCGTGAAATGGAACAATACGGCTGTATTATCGATACACCGAGTGGTCAGGTCGATGCAGGGGTTGATACACAGCTGAACATTTTGAAACAAAGGTTATTGGATTTGCTTGAGGAGGATCAATGGAGTGGAAACCAATCAATGGCTGAAACGGATTGA
- the fliI gene encoding flagellar protein export ATPase FliI, with amino-acid sequence METNQWLKRIEDTATVKKYGKVTRIVGLMIEATGPETSIGDVCLVYTNGKSSKPIKAEVVGFQQRSVLLMPYSELKHIGPGCLVESTNQSLVVKAGNSLIGNVLNGLGEPLDGSSLPENLTYVPTDQDPPNPMERAPIREPISIGIRAIDGLLTVGKGQRIGIFAGSGVGKSTLLGMIARNSDADINVIALIGERGREVREFIEKDLGDEGLKKSIVVVATSDQPALQRIKGAYTATAICEYFRDQGLNVNLMMDSVTRVAMAQREVGLASGEPPTTKGYTPSVFATLPKLLERTGANNRGSITAFYTVLVDGDDMNEPVADAVRGTLDGHFVLDRSIAEQGRYPAVSILKSISRVMQNISSREHLQAAEYIRNILATYEENKELIQIGAYKKGASREVDQAISFYPQIVKYLKQDVHENVTGGEGIQMLLELANGSEQ; translated from the coding sequence GTGGAAACCAATCAATGGCTGAAACGGATTGAGGATACAGCAACCGTTAAAAAATATGGAAAAGTAACTCGGATTGTCGGACTAATGATTGAAGCAACAGGTCCTGAAACAAGTATTGGCGATGTTTGCTTAGTTTACACAAATGGTAAATCCAGTAAACCGATCAAGGCAGAAGTGGTGGGATTTCAACAAAGAAGTGTACTTTTAATGCCCTATTCAGAATTGAAGCATATCGGCCCTGGATGCCTGGTAGAGTCAACGAATCAATCTCTTGTCGTTAAAGCCGGAAACAGCTTAATAGGGAACGTTCTGAATGGATTAGGGGAGCCTTTGGATGGTTCAAGCCTTCCTGAAAATCTCACATATGTGCCAACGGATCAAGATCCCCCGAATCCGATGGAACGAGCCCCTATAAGAGAACCCATTTCCATTGGTATTAGAGCTATTGATGGTCTGCTGACGGTAGGAAAAGGACAGCGGATAGGTATTTTTGCCGGCAGTGGTGTGGGTAAGAGCACCTTACTTGGTATGATTGCAAGAAATAGCGATGCTGATATAAATGTCATTGCTTTAATTGGGGAAAGAGGCAGAGAGGTACGTGAGTTCATTGAAAAAGACCTGGGCGATGAAGGATTAAAAAAATCGATTGTCGTCGTGGCCACATCTGATCAGCCTGCTCTTCAGAGAATTAAAGGAGCTTATACAGCTACTGCCATCTGTGAGTATTTCCGTGATCAAGGGTTGAATGTAAACCTGATGATGGATTCTGTTACACGAGTAGCGATGGCACAGCGTGAAGTTGGACTGGCATCAGGAGAGCCGCCAACAACAAAAGGTTATACACCGAGTGTCTTTGCTACTTTGCCGAAGCTTCTGGAGCGAACCGGAGCGAATAATCGGGGCTCGATTACGGCATTTTATACGGTGCTTGTAGATGGGGATGACATGAATGAGCCTGTAGCCGATGCGGTTCGGGGGACATTGGATGGTCACTTTGTGCTGGATCGCTCCATTGCTGAACAGGGACGTTATCCAGCTGTCAGTATTTTGAAATCCATAAGCAGGGTGATGCAGAACATTTCCTCGAGAGAACACTTGCAGGCTGCAGAATATATTCGCAATATTCTTGCGACATACGAAGAGAATAAAGAACTCATACAAATAGGCGCCTATAAAAAGGGAGCATCCAGAGAAGTTGACCAGGCCATATCCTTTTATCCTCAAATTGTTAAATATTTAAAACAGGATGTACATGAGAATGTTACTGGGGGAGAAGGAATTCAGATGCTATTGGAGCTTGCTAATGGGAGTGAGCAGTAA
- the fliJ gene encoding flagellar export protein FliJ, whose amino-acid sequence MSSVETFEKILNIKMIEKDQAQKDYQNATDQFEASATELYYLLKEKEDFEAHMNEQIQSRIRAYDIRNYHQYIQNLNQKINELQQHVQRTRANMENKQQSLTESYIEVKKYERIVSDRKLKFKQLVEKQENEMIDEASVQQYIRHREKVKP is encoded by the coding sequence ATGTCCAGTGTGGAAACCTTTGAAAAAATATTAAATATCAAAATGATAGAAAAAGATCAGGCACAAAAGGATTACCAAAATGCGACAGATCAATTTGAAGCCAGTGCTACGGAATTATATTATCTTTTGAAAGAGAAGGAAGATTTCGAAGCGCATATGAATGAGCAGATTCAGTCACGGATTCGAGCTTATGATATACGAAATTATCACCAATACATTCAGAATCTGAATCAAAAAATAAATGAGTTGCAGCAACATGTACAAAGAACCAGGGCGAATATGGAGAATAAGCAGCAGTCATTGACAGAGTCCTATATTGAAGTAAAGAAATATGAAAGAATTGTCTCTGACCGAAAGCTTAAGTTCAAACAATTGGTGGAAAAACAGGAAAATGAAATGATCGATGAAGCTTCGGTACAGCAATATATTCGTCATAGGGAAAAGGTGAAACCATGA
- a CDS encoding MotE family protein, with product MSQKNYEKDKTSKIQWFLFVIVIPVIFAITLLFVVLSIAGINVVDMAEKHNIPVVSALVQGDEKTKTEKKDTQISELQETVKNKETSIKQLETRVESKEEKIAELEQTISELTNQLNGQKEKQQNQEEKVKEVSLTFEEMDPESAAPVIENMNQEVAVKILTEIPSEQRGAILSAMAPEMAASFTSELLNN from the coding sequence ATGAGTCAAAAAAACTATGAAAAGGATAAGACTAGTAAAATTCAATGGTTTTTGTTTGTTATCGTTATTCCAGTTATCTTTGCGATTACCCTTCTTTTCGTTGTATTAAGCATAGCCGGGATCAATGTTGTTGATATGGCGGAAAAACATAACATTCCTGTGGTTTCAGCGCTGGTTCAGGGAGATGAAAAAACGAAGACTGAAAAGAAAGACACCCAAATTTCCGAATTACAGGAAACGGTCAAAAATAAAGAAACCAGTATTAAACAACTGGAGACGAGAGTTGAATCAAAAGAAGAAAAGATTGCAGAACTGGAGCAGACCATTAGTGAATTGACCAATCAACTGAATGGTCAGAAGGAAAAACAGCAAAACCAGGAGGAAAAGGTAAAAGAGGTATCTCTTACATTTGAAGAAATGGATCCTGAATCGGCTGCACCTGTTATTGAAAATATGAATCAGGAAGTGGCTGTGAAAATTCTGACTGAAATTCCTTCTGAACAAAGAGGGGCCATTCTTTCAGCCATGGCCCCGGAAATGGCCGCTTCATTTACAAGTGAACTATTAAATAATTAA
- a CDS encoding flagellar hook-length control protein FliK, which translates to MNVALLQSMLSQTTASQEGKIIADKSKDGGDSSKNFLALLSSLQPTEKGKAGADSAQSVLLGDLTSQLRDVLQSLEEKVNEGSLSQLTAILAEIANAFSQNETLRSAGGKTSRHSEGPLALFDSSSFSIAKLLENMNENMEIKQQLLTLAGDFVKMTEQLISADKSQRLSMSRELQTAFVKLSNFLSQAGHTLKQNGQSTQANVLFQQKMADGNLTGKHGNGNLTAQVNQSQSNASLTRRMNPAQNSSQTMQAKSAHEWSAIKTGTAVSVDSMPMSKVEQFTIYLQRNGGNQAATNNSHDFMEQFQKIIKSSRFIQNEGSAQMTLKLKPAHLGDMIVKFTQINGEMAVRIAVSSQAAKEMLESNINQLRHMFQPHQVVIDKQAEPILTQPSSSYLNFSQNEEEQEQRGDAYRDQLEDEETTEEDYEDKSFEDFLNQTKAGDHFDAD; encoded by the coding sequence TTGAATGTCGCACTTCTTCAATCAATGCTGTCTCAGACAACGGCCAGTCAGGAAGGAAAAATAATCGCTGACAAGTCGAAGGATGGAGGAGATAGCTCAAAAAACTTTTTAGCTTTACTTTCAAGCCTGCAGCCAACGGAGAAAGGGAAAGCTGGTGCTGATTCTGCGCAGTCCGTTCTCCTTGGAGATCTGACAAGTCAGCTCAGAGATGTATTGCAAAGTCTGGAAGAAAAAGTGAATGAAGGATCTCTGAGTCAACTCACAGCTATTCTGGCAGAGATAGCTAACGCATTTTCACAAAATGAAACATTAAGGTCAGCAGGAGGAAAAACTTCCCGTCACTCGGAAGGCCCGCTCGCACTTTTCGACTCCTCCTCCTTCTCTATTGCTAAGCTGCTTGAAAACATGAATGAAAATATGGAGATAAAACAGCAGCTTCTTACATTGGCTGGAGATTTCGTTAAAATGACAGAGCAATTAATCAGTGCTGATAAAAGTCAACGATTAAGTATGAGCAGGGAACTCCAAACTGCGTTTGTCAAACTATCAAATTTTCTATCACAGGCAGGCCATACTTTAAAGCAAAATGGGCAAAGCACCCAGGCGAATGTTTTATTTCAGCAAAAGATGGCAGATGGCAATCTGACCGGAAAACATGGAAATGGAAATTTGACGGCCCAGGTTAACCAGAGCCAGTCGAACGCTTCCTTAACCAGAAGGATGAATCCTGCTCAAAATAGCAGTCAAACGATGCAAGCGAAGTCTGCTCATGAATGGTCTGCTATAAAAACTGGCACTGCCGTTTCGGTTGATTCCATGCCGATGTCAAAAGTGGAGCAATTCACCATTTATCTTCAGCGAAACGGAGGTAACCAGGCAGCGACCAATAATAGCCATGACTTTATGGAGCAATTTCAAAAGATTATAAAGTCCAGCCGATTCATTCAAAATGAAGGGTCTGCACAGATGACTCTAAAGCTGAAACCAGCCCATCTCGGAGACATGATTGTTAAGTTTACACAGATAAATGGAGAGATGGCGGTACGAATTGCCGTTTCCTCACAAGCGGCTAAGGAAATGCTAGAGAGCAATATCAACCAGCTTAGACATATGTTTCAGCCCCATCAGGTTGTCATCGATAAGCAGGCCGAACCCATATTGACCCAACCGTCCTCATCTTATTTGAACTTTAGTCAGAATGAGGAAGAACAGGAGCAAAGAGGGGATGCTTACCGTGACCAGCTTGAAGATGAGGAAACTACAGAAGAAGATTATGAGGATAAAAGCTTTGAGGACTTTTTAAATCAGACGAAGGCAGGTGATCACTTTGACGCAGATTGA
- the flgD gene encoding flagellar hook assembly protein FlgD encodes MITLTQIDTSLYLSSRKNQGTGSSTLGKDDFLKILMTQLQNQSPSDPMKDKEFISQMATFSSLEQMMSISGSVDKLVQQQAHTPVVEYSHLIGKEVEYKTKNDNGEIQTEGSGTVSGIAAGQDGTEIILQNEKRIPVHSIIEVRDSES; translated from the coding sequence GTGATCACTTTGACGCAGATTGATACATCGCTGTACTTGTCCAGCCGGAAAAATCAAGGAACAGGAAGCAGTACCCTTGGTAAGGATGATTTTTTAAAAATCCTGATGACCCAACTGCAAAATCAAAGTCCTTCAGACCCTATGAAGGATAAGGAATTCATCTCACAAATGGCTACTTTTTCTTCACTGGAACAGATGATGTCCATTTCCGGGTCTGTAGATAAACTTGTTCAGCAGCAAGCTCATACACCGGTTGTAGAGTACAGCCATCTAATTGGTAAAGAAGTAGAATATAAGACGAAGAATGACAATGGAGAAATCCAAACAGAAGGAAGTGGAACCGTTTCGGGAATCGCAGCGGGTCAGGATGGAACGGAAATCATTTTACAGAATGAGAAGAGAATTCCGGTTCATTCGATCATAGAGGTAAGGGATTCAGAGTCATAA
- a CDS encoding TIGR02530 family flagellar biosynthesis protein: MDHRIHQLHNHPLQQRSLKPAQTANHSAAKSFQTHLQEANTQQPLTISKHAQKRLDERNIQIDDSKWSEIQDQMNKAKTKGVTDSLVVLDDATLVVNTKNNTVITAMGRKETNHHVFTNINGTIVLQDS; encoded by the coding sequence ATGGATCATCGTATACATCAATTGCACAATCATCCGTTACAGCAACGATCGTTAAAGCCGGCACAGACTGCAAATCATAGTGCTGCGAAGTCCTTTCAGACTCATTTACAGGAAGCAAATACTCAGCAGCCATTAACAATCAGTAAACATGCTCAAAAACGGCTGGATGAACGCAATATCCAGATAGATGATTCAAAGTGGTCTGAAATTCAGGATCAAATGAACAAAGCCAAAACGAAAGGTGTAACGGACTCACTTGTTGTATTAGACGACGCCACCCTTGTTGTGAATACGAAGAACAATACTGTAATTACAGCGATGGGGCGTAAAGAAACCAATCATCATGTTTTTACAAACATTAATGGCACAATTGTATTACAGGATTCATAA
- the flgG gene encoding flagellar basal body rod protein FlgG produces MLRSMYAGISGMKGFQTKLDVIGNNIANVNTYGFKKGRMTFQDLMSQTVQGAQAPQVDENGDPVMGGKNPMQVGLGSTNGSIDTIHTQGSRQTTNRALDLALEGDGMFVVAEKTASPGAQDTISLQNDNVNFTRAGNFYLDDDGYIVNANGQYLVGRSQLDNDPDNNTPDDTITYPNSKDGLGENTTRLKIPKDAQSFSIGGDGTVNIVNANGQAQVAGQIMLAKFSNQGGLEKVGSNNYQLTNNAGVYTDDGNFDGFADLLVPGQDGSGSIYAGALEMSNVDLSEEFTEMITAQRGFQANTRIITTSDEILQELVNLKR; encoded by the coding sequence GTGTTACGTTCCATGTATGCCGGTATATCCGGAATGAAAGGTTTTCAAACAAAGTTAGATGTCATCGGAAATAACATTGCCAATGTGAATACATATGGCTTTAAAAAAGGAAGAATGACTTTCCAGGATTTAATGAGCCAAACGGTGCAGGGGGCTCAGGCACCACAGGTGGATGAAAATGGAGATCCGGTTATGGGGGGTAAAAATCCTATGCAGGTTGGCTTAGGCTCTACAAACGGAAGTATTGATACCATTCATACACAGGGAAGCAGACAGACGACCAACCGGGCACTTGACTTGGCTTTGGAAGGAGACGGAATGTTTGTTGTAGCTGAAAAGACGGCCAGTCCGGGAGCTCAAGATACGATTTCCCTGCAGAATGATAATGTCAATTTCACAAGAGCCGGGAACTTTTATCTGGATGATGATGGATACATTGTTAATGCAAATGGTCAATACCTTGTAGGGCGCTCGCAGTTGGATAATGATCCAGATAATAATACTCCAGATGACACGATTACTTATCCGAATTCAAAAGATGGTTTAGGAGAGAACACAACCCGACTAAAAATTCCTAAAGATGCGCAGAGCTTCAGTATCGGGGGTGACGGTACAGTAAATATTGTAAATGCGAATGGTCAGGCACAAGTTGCGGGTCAAATTATGCTGGCCAAGTTTTCGAATCAGGGTGGCTTGGAAAAAGTCGGATCAAATAATTATCAGCTCACCAATAATGCAGGGGTATATACTGATGATGGAAACTTTGATGGTTTTGCTGATTTACTTGTACCAGGTCAGGATGGATCAGGTTCCATATATGCAGGTGCCCTTGAAATGTCCAATGTAGATTTATCTGAAGAATTTACGGAAATGATTACAGCCCAAAGAGGATTTCAGGCCAACACAAGAATTATCACAACATCTGATGAAATTCTGCAGGAGCTTGTAAATCTGAAAAGATAA
- a CDS encoding flagellar FlbD family protein, with translation MIQVTRLNGESFVLNALYIEKIQNLPDTTITMVSGKKYFVKEEKLEIAEKTAQFYKQIGLMGVQANLEESYEQESD, from the coding sequence ATGATTCAAGTAACCAGGTTAAATGGAGAATCCTTTGTATTAAATGCTCTCTATATAGAAAAGATCCAGAACTTACCGGATACAACCATTACGATGGTGTCCGGCAAGAAATATTTTGTGAAAGAAGAAAAACTGGAGATTGCTGAAAAAACCGCCCAATTTTATAAACAAATTGGTTTAATGGGGGTTCAGGCAAATTTGGAGGAGTCTTATGAACAAGAAAGTGATTAA
- the fliL gene encoding flagellar basal body-associated protein FliL has translation MNKKVINIMLTLLIIITLAGVVTLVLIMNNKDEKTHADDEKNVEEMIETSFETEEMTTDLKDGNFIRIQFQIVTDNKETMKKLKKDFRLKNVMIKELSKKESSDFRAGLGELESAIKEELNQLLDTGMVTDVYTTSKILQ, from the coding sequence ATGAACAAGAAAGTGATTAATATCATGTTAACCCTATTAATCATCATCACGCTTGCTGGTGTCGTGACTCTGGTGCTGATTATGAACAATAAAGACGAAAAAACCCATGCAGATGATGAAAAAAACGTTGAGGAAATGATTGAGACTTCATTTGAAACCGAAGAGATGACAACAGATCTGAAGGATGGAAACTTTATCCGCATACAGTTTCAAATTGTGACGGATAACAAGGAAACTATGAAAAAGTTAAAGAAGGATTTTCGGTTAAAGAATGTGATGATCAAGGAGCTTTCCAAAAAGGAATCTTCAGACTTTCGAGCAGGATTAGGAGAATTGGAGTCAGCGATTAAGGAAGAACTCAATCAACTATTAGATACTGGAATGGTTACAGATGTTTATACGACGAGCAAAATATTGCAGTAA
- the fliM gene encoding flagellar motor switch protein FliM: protein MAEDVLSQNEIDALLSALSSGEMDADELKNEEKEKKVRVYDFKRALRFSKDQIRGITRIHENYARLLTTFLSTQLRTYSSVSVASVDQIPYEEFIRSIPKQTILNIFSLAPLEGRILMEVNPNIAYAILDRVLGGKGVSFNKVENLTEIETKIMSAFFEKTIGTLREAWSSLMDIDPFLEDFEINPQFLQMVSPNETVVVISLNTSIGESSGMINICIPHIVLEPIISKLSVHYWMQNQASNAKPEDAKKISKQIKMAKVDVKAVLGESSITIDEFLQLKENDVIQLEQSIEEPLTVYVHQEPKFQAQPGKRKNNLAVQILNEINRGDELE, encoded by the coding sequence TTGGCCGAGGATGTTCTGTCACAAAATGAAATAGATGCGCTCTTATCCGCTTTGTCTTCAGGGGAAATGGATGCGGATGAGTTAAAAAATGAAGAGAAAGAAAAGAAAGTAAGAGTTTATGACTTTAAACGTGCCTTAAGATTCTCGAAAGATCAAATTCGTGGGATTACAAGGATTCATGAGAATTATGCCAGATTATTAACAACCTTTCTGTCCACACAGCTTCGTACATATTCTTCTGTGTCCGTAGCTTCTGTTGATCAGATTCCATATGAAGAATTTATACGTTCGATCCCTAAACAAACCATTTTAAATATATTTTCTTTAGCTCCTCTTGAGGGCAGAATATTGATGGAAGTGAACCCTAATATTGCTTATGCCATACTAGATCGGGTTTTAGGTGGAAAGGGAGTCAGCTTTAATAAAGTTGAAAATTTAACCGAGATTGAAACGAAAATTATGTCCGCTTTTTTTGAGAAAACGATAGGAACTTTACGGGAGGCCTGGAGTTCATTAATGGATATTGATCCATTTTTAGAGGATTTTGAAATCAATCCTCAGTTTCTGCAAATGGTTTCGCCAAATGAAACGGTCGTTGTGATTTCTTTAAATACCTCGATTGGTGAATCCAGTGGAATGATTAACATATGTATTCCGCATATTGTACTTGAACCGATTATTTCGAAACTGTCTGTTCATTATTGGATGCAGAATCAAGCCAGTAATGCCAAGCCTGAAGATGCCAAAAAGATATCGAAACAGATCAAAATGGCTAAGGTTGATGTTAAGGCTGTGCTCGGTGAATCTTCCATTACGATAGATGAGTTTTTGCAATTAAAGGAAAATGATGTGATACAACTAGAACAAAGCATTGAGGAGCCGCTGACTGTTTATGTTCATCAGGAACCTAAGTTTCAGGCTCAGCCGGGTAAAAGGAAAAATAATTTAGCCGTACAGATACTCAATGAGATTAATAGGGGGGATGAACTTGAGTAA